One window of the Terriglobales bacterium genome contains the following:
- a CDS encoding DinB family protein yields the protein MRWVERASRFDLPVELFPAVVERLRGTPGRIEEKVAGIAADVLTRRNGDKWSIQEHVGHLLDLDELHAGRLDDYLAGAEVLRPADITNRKTTEANHNRRTMAELTQAFRKERLRFVERLETWDPERRGLTAIHPRLKQPMRVIDMAWFVAEHDDHHLARMTELARKFSVRSA from the coding sequence ATGCGCTGGGTGGAGCGCGCTTCCCGTTTTGATCTTCCGGTGGAGCTGTTTCCGGCAGTGGTGGAGCGGCTGCGGGGCACACCGGGCCGGATCGAGGAGAAGGTCGCGGGCATCGCGGCGGACGTGCTGACGCGGCGCAACGGCGACAAGTGGTCCATCCAGGAGCACGTGGGACATCTGCTGGACCTGGACGAACTGCACGCCGGGCGGCTGGACGACTACCTGGCGGGCGCTGAAGTGCTGCGGCCTGCCGACATTACCAATCGCAAGACGACGGAGGCGAACCACAACCGGCGTACCATGGCGGAACTCACTCAGGCCTTCCGTAAGGAGCGGTTGCGCTTCGTCGAGCGGCTGGAGACGTGGGATCCCGAGCGCCGGGGACTGACGGCGATCCACCCCCGGCTGAAGCAGCCCATGCGGGTCATCGACATGGCCTGGTTCGTGGCCGAGCACGACGACCACCACCTGGCACGCATGACGGAGCTGGCCAGGAAGTTTTCCGTTCGCTCGGCCTGA
- the bshA gene encoding N-acetyl-alpha-D-glucosaminyl L-malate synthase BshA produces MRIGITCYPTYGGSGVVATELGLELARRGHQVHFITYAPPIRLTEPQPNIHYHEVDVSQYPLFEYPPYDLALATCMAEVAVNYDLDLLHVHYAIPHSVSAMLARQMLAAGNPPRKLPFVTTLHGTDITLVGADRSYLPITRYSIEQSDGVTAISHYLRERTLKEFELKNSIRVIHNFVNCNTYCRDAHAAERRAEYAQKDERILVHLSNFRPVKRVPDVIEIFDRVQKRLPARLLLIGDGPERSPAEWLVRRKGIQDKVNFLGKQERVNEILAVADLMLLPSQLESFGLAALEAMACEVPSVASRVGGIPEVIDHGETGMLAEVGDVDTMARYAIDLLGDEAALKAMGRRARAAATGRFCASDILKQYEEFYRWVLERAQ; encoded by the coding sequence TTGCGGATCGGCATCACTTGTTATCCCACGTACGGCGGGTCGGGCGTGGTGGCCACGGAGCTGGGGCTGGAGCTGGCCCGGCGCGGCCACCAGGTGCACTTCATCACCTACGCGCCGCCCATCCGGCTGACCGAGCCGCAGCCGAACATCCACTATCACGAGGTGGACGTCTCGCAGTATCCGCTGTTCGAGTATCCGCCCTACGACCTGGCGCTGGCCACCTGCATGGCCGAAGTGGCGGTGAATTACGACCTGGACCTGCTGCACGTGCACTACGCCATCCCGCACTCGGTGAGCGCCATGCTGGCGCGCCAGATGCTGGCTGCCGGAAATCCGCCGCGCAAGCTGCCGTTCGTCACCACGCTGCATGGCACGGACATCACGCTGGTGGGCGCGGACCGCTCATACCTGCCCATCACGCGCTACAGCATCGAGCAGAGCGACGGCGTCACCGCCATCTCCCATTACCTGCGCGAGCGGACGCTCAAGGAGTTCGAGCTGAAGAACTCCATCCGCGTCATCCACAACTTCGTGAACTGCAATACGTATTGCCGCGACGCGCACGCCGCTGAGCGCCGCGCCGAGTACGCGCAGAAGGACGAGCGCATTCTGGTCCATCTTTCGAATTTCCGCCCGGTCAAGCGCGTGCCCGATGTGATCGAGATCTTCGACCGCGTGCAGAAGAGATTGCCGGCCCGCCTGCTGCTAATTGGCGACGGGCCGGAGCGCTCGCCGGCGGAGTGGCTGGTGCGTCGCAAAGGGATTCAGGACAAGGTGAATTTCCTCGGTAAGCAGGAGCGTGTGAACGAAATCCTGGCCGTGGCCGACCTGATGCTCTTGCCCAGCCAACTGGAGTCCTTCGGGCTGGCAGCGCTCGAGGCCATGGCCTGCGAGGTCCCCAGCGTCGCCAGCCGCGTGGGCGGGATTCCTGAAGTCATCGACCACGGAGAGACCGGCATGCTGGCCGAGGTAGGCGACGTCGACACCATGGCCCGCTACGCCATTGACCTGCTGGGTGACGAAGCCGCCTTGAAGGCCATGGGCCGCCGCGCCCGCGCCGCCGCCACCGGCCGCTTCTGCGCGTCCGACATTCTTAAGCAGTATGAGGAGTTCTACCGCTGGGTGCTGGAACGGGCACAGTAA
- a CDS encoding DUF1259 domain-containing protein, with product MHRIKLVFILATFLLFPLFAVSQSARPSWEAIEEALGRKGQLQADSVMKFGMPRADLNVTAAGVLLRPAFALGSWVAFDAPGANGRMMGDLVLTEDEVAPVMASLQDGGLQITALHNHLLHESPRVLYMHVYGHGDAAQLASAVKTALALTGTPAAAASAATVDLGLDVAAIEQALGYKGKVNSGVLQFSVPRSETIREHGTAVPNPMGIATALNFQSAANGKAAITGDFVLLAAEVNPVIRALGKAHIAVTALHSHMLHETPRLYFLHFWAVDDAVSLARGLRAALNQTASVKASP from the coding sequence ATGCACCGAATCAAGTTGGTTTTCATCCTCGCGACTTTTCTCTTATTCCCTCTTTTTGCCGTTTCGCAGTCAGCGCGGCCCAGTTGGGAAGCCATCGAGGAAGCGCTGGGACGCAAGGGACAGTTGCAGGCCGACAGCGTGATGAAGTTCGGCATGCCGCGTGCGGACCTTAACGTGACCGCCGCCGGCGTTCTGCTCAGGCCAGCGTTTGCGCTGGGCTCGTGGGTGGCGTTCGACGCTCCCGGAGCCAACGGGCGCATGATGGGAGACCTTGTCCTGACCGAGGATGAAGTCGCGCCCGTCATGGCTAGCCTGCAAGACGGCGGCCTGCAGATCACGGCGTTGCACAACCATCTGCTGCACGAGTCGCCGCGAGTTCTTTACATGCACGTCTATGGTCACGGCGATGCCGCGCAACTTGCTTCCGCCGTGAAGACTGCCCTCGCTCTGACCGGAACGCCCGCCGCTGCGGCCAGCGCAGCGACGGTCGACCTCGGGCTGGACGTGGCCGCAATCGAGCAGGCGCTCGGATACAAAGGGAAGGTCAACAGCGGCGTGCTGCAGTTCTCCGTGCCGCGCTCGGAGACCATCCGCGAGCACGGCACTGCCGTCCCGAACCCCATGGGTATCGCCACGGCCCTGAACTTCCAGAGTGCGGCCAACGGGAAAGCCGCCATCACGGGCGATTTTGTGCTCCTAGCGGCGGAGGTGAACCCGGTGATCCGCGCGCTGGGCAAGGCGCACATCGCGGTGACGGCGTTGCACAGCCACATGCTCCACGAGACTCCGCGCCTATACTTTTTGCACTTCTGGGCGGTGGACGATGCCGTCTCCCTGGCCCGCGGTCTGCGGGCTGCGTTGAACCAAACCGCTTCCGTCAAGGCCTCGCCCTGA
- a CDS encoding histidine kinase: MDQRLILVSLLLKLGVAAAVASALARSRYFQSLLFREDRTTEQKVHLVLFIAIPFALGVIIRGQVRNFLAADLSLEAAIVMGVMGGRFAGAVGGALVSLPALIYGEFLAIPFTMAAGGVAGVLRHLASNHEEIWSFSPFVDLGVYRWIRRALRRRFVDWQTGFFLWVLGMELVRVWLARLFPGRLFALDPSQWLTLLATLATTVAVVAIPLKIWNNTRIELKLEEQEKLLLQARMEALQTQINPHFLFNTLNSVSSLVRFDPEQARELIVKLASILRRLLRKSDSFVQLREEVEFIDDYLDIEVVRFGRDKLRVVKELEPASLDVLVPSMLLQPLVENSIKHGLSPKVEGGSIILRSRMAEGKVIIQVVDDGVGMADPAAPSGTGTGIGMSNVAERLQVLYGDAAVMRVENRDAGGTEVTLEVPILQVADLGPETNSVASAAYEARSSTHR, from the coding sequence ATGGACCAGCGCCTCATCCTCGTCTCGCTTTTGCTCAAGCTGGGCGTTGCCGCCGCCGTGGCCAGCGCCCTGGCACGCTCCCGCTATTTCCAGTCGCTGCTGTTCCGTGAGGACCGCACCACCGAACAAAAGGTCCATCTGGTCCTGTTCATCGCCATCCCCTTCGCGCTGGGCGTGATCATCCGCGGGCAAGTGCGCAACTTCCTGGCTGCCGACCTGAGCCTGGAAGCCGCCATCGTCATGGGCGTGATGGGCGGACGCTTCGCCGGCGCGGTCGGCGGAGCCCTGGTTTCCCTCCCGGCGCTCATCTACGGCGAGTTCCTGGCCATTCCCTTCACCATGGCGGCGGGAGGCGTGGCCGGCGTGCTGCGCCATCTCGCCTCCAACCACGAGGAGATCTGGTCGTTCTCGCCTTTCGTGGACCTGGGCGTGTACCGCTGGATTCGCCGCGCGCTGCGCCGCCGCTTCGTTGACTGGCAGACCGGCTTCTTCCTCTGGGTGCTGGGGATGGAGTTGGTGCGCGTGTGGCTGGCGCGCTTGTTTCCGGGGCGCTTGTTCGCGCTCGATCCGTCGCAGTGGCTCACGCTGCTGGCCACGCTCGCCACCACCGTGGCCGTAGTCGCCATCCCGCTCAAGATCTGGAACAACACCCGCATCGAGCTGAAGCTGGAAGAGCAGGAGAAGCTGCTGCTGCAGGCGCGCATGGAGGCGCTGCAGACGCAGATCAATCCGCATTTCCTGTTCAACACGCTGAACTCGGTGTCGTCGCTGGTGCGCTTCGATCCTGAACAGGCGCGCGAGCTCATCGTCAAGCTGGCCAGCATCCTGCGGCGCTTGTTGCGCAAGAGCGACAGCTTCGTGCAGTTGCGCGAAGAAGTCGAGTTCATCGACGACTATTTGGACATCGAAGTCGTCCGCTTCGGGCGCGACAAGCTGCGCGTGGTGAAGGAACTCGAGCCGGCCTCGCTCGACGTCCTGGTGCCCAGCATGCTTCTTCAGCCGCTGGTGGAGAACTCGATCAAGCACGGCCTTTCACCCAAGGTGGAGGGCGGCTCGATCATTCTGCGCAGCCGCATGGCCGAAGGGAAGGTCATCATCCAGGTAGTGGATGACGGCGTGGGCATGGCGGACCCGGCCGCACCCAGCGGTACGGGCACAGGCATCGGCATGTCCAACGTGGCCGAGCGCCTGCAGGTGCTCTACGGCGATGCCGCCGTGATGCGCGTCGAGAACCGCGACGCCGGCGGCACCGAAGTCACCCTCGAAGTGCCCATCCTGCAGGTCGCCGACCTCGGCCCGGAAACCAACTCCGTGGCCTCGGCGGCCTACGAGGCGCGTTCCAGCACCCATCGGTAA
- a CDS encoding PilZ domain-containing protein, translating to MDSASGAVDAGKRVLYSVRRREPRVTRPLTVRLWGLDSAGRPFGSTATTLDISPAGACVHGVRGQLAAGDVVGLQYEDRKARFSVAWVGEPGSEREGQIGLKCLEPEKKVWGKALEEEPPAPPPAAPAAEGPPHGIERRTTGDRRREERRRNPRYRASGGVQMYPAGSDVRVWGTLTDISLGGCYVESMSPLPAATEVALELESDSDRLRARAAVRVSHPGCGMGLEFLAMEEEDRRTLQRILERAAAAAQPAQQGWSRIGATAAGDAAHAAAAPSPEASRLLQELLLFFHERDAMTREDFRQVLERSRARR from the coding sequence ATGGATTCAGCCTCGGGCGCCGTGGACGCCGGCAAACGCGTGCTCTACAGCGTGCGTCGCCGCGAGCCGCGCGTCACCCGCCCCCTGACGGTGCGGCTTTGGGGCCTGGACAGCGCCGGTCGTCCCTTCGGATCCACGGCCACCACCCTCGACATCAGTCCCGCCGGCGCTTGCGTGCACGGAGTGCGTGGCCAACTGGCCGCCGGGGATGTGGTCGGGCTCCAATACGAGGACCGCAAAGCCCGCTTCTCGGTGGCCTGGGTGGGCGAGCCCGGCAGCGAGCGCGAAGGGCAAATCGGTCTCAAGTGCCTGGAGCCGGAAAAGAAAGTCTGGGGCAAAGCGCTGGAGGAGGAGCCGCCGGCGCCACCGCCTGCTGCGCCCGCAGCGGAAGGTCCGCCGCACGGCATCGAGCGGCGGACGACCGGCGACCGTCGCAGAGAGGAGCGGCGTCGCAATCCCCGCTATCGCGCCAGCGGCGGCGTGCAGATGTACCCCGCCGGATCGGACGTGCGCGTCTGGGGCACGCTGACCGATATCAGCCTGGGCGGCTGTTACGTCGAGAGCATGTCGCCGCTGCCGGCGGCCACCGAAGTCGCTCTGGAGCTGGAGTCGGACTCCGACCGCTTGCGTGCCCGCGCCGCGGTCCGCGTCAGCCATCCCGGTTGCGGCATGGGCCTCGAGTTCCTGGCCATGGAAGAGGAAGACCGGCGCACGCTGCAACGCATTCTTGAGCGCGCCGCCGCTGCCGCCCAGCCCGCCCAGCAAGGCTGGAGCCGCATTGGCGCTACCGCTGCCGGCGATGCTGCCCACGCAGCCGCGGCGCCTTCCCCTGAAGCCAGCCGGCTCCTGCAGGAGTTGCTGCTCTTTTTCCATGAGCGCGACGCCATGACGCGAGAAGATTTCCGCCAGGTGCTGGAGCGCTCGCGCGCGCGCAGGTAG
- a CDS encoding NUDIX hydrolase — translation MSNSKKVLAQVISSKVVYRGPVFHVTTDYVREPGGITARRDVVRHTGSVVIMPVRRRRGRLEVLLVRQYRHAARRALWELAAGRIDAGESEPAAARRELAEETGLAARRWKRVLFFYPSPGFLDETMAIYLAQGLRHGDAQPEEDEVIEQRFWPLAEAVEMVMRGRIRDGKTIAGLLWLVQKKTGSRSDLR, via the coding sequence ATGTCGAACTCGAAAAAGGTGCTAGCGCAGGTGATCTCGTCCAAGGTGGTTTACCGCGGGCCGGTGTTCCACGTCACCACCGACTATGTCCGCGAGCCGGGCGGCATCACGGCAAGGCGCGACGTGGTGCGGCACACGGGCTCGGTGGTGATCATGCCGGTGCGGCGCCGGCGGGGTCGGCTTGAGGTGCTGCTGGTGCGGCAGTATCGTCATGCGGCGCGACGGGCGCTGTGGGAGCTGGCGGCGGGACGAATCGACGCCGGGGAATCCGAACCAGCGGCGGCGCGTCGTGAGCTGGCGGAGGAGACTGGCCTTGCCGCCCGGCGCTGGAAGCGCGTGCTGTTCTTCTACCCGAGCCCCGGCTTTCTCGACGAGACCATGGCCATCTACCTGGCCCAGGGGCTGCGCCACGGGGACGCGCAGCCGGAGGAGGATGAAGTCATCGAGCAGCGGTTCTGGCCGCTGGCGGAGGCGGTGGAGATGGTGATGCGAGGCCGCATCCGCGACGGCAAGACCATCGCCGGCCTGCTCTGGCTGGTTCAAAAAAAGACCGGCTCAAGGTCCGATTTGCGTTGA
- a CDS encoding cold shock domain-containing protein — protein sequence MARIRGKVKWFNNAKGYGFIGRSDGPDVFVHFSAIITEGYKSLQEGDDVEFEIVQGEKGPQADKVSKVTSG from the coding sequence GTGGCACGCATCAGGGGCAAGGTGAAGTGGTTCAATAACGCCAAGGGGTATGGCTTCATCGGGCGCAGCGACGGCCCGGACGTCTTCGTGCATTTCAGCGCCATCATCACCGAGGGCTACAAGAGCCTGCAGGAAGGCGACGACGTGGAATTCGAGATCGTCCAGGGCGAAAAAGGCCCGCAGGCCGACAAGGTGTCGAAAGTCACCTCCGGATAG
- a CDS encoding Rossmann-like and DUF2520 domain-containing protein codes for MPAKPSIALVGPGNLGSALAVALRRAGYRIDEVISRDQPASRRRARSLARRVGARATTLESARLRAPLLWIAVTDDAIPAVVRTLAPRTNWKGMVALHSSGALSSDQLRPLRLRGASVATLHPMMTFVSGAQPSLRGVPFAVEGDPRAVAVARRIARDLGGFVFPIPKRNKPLYHVYGSFSSPLIVVTLATAERIARAAGVPAKSVRQAIAPIVRQTVENYLRRGAAAAFSGPVKRGDVGTVRRHLKALKKIRGARAVYVALIGGALEVLPSANKPGIKRLLRGS; via the coding sequence ATGCCTGCCAAACCTTCCATCGCGCTGGTCGGACCGGGAAACCTGGGGTCGGCCCTGGCGGTTGCGCTGCGCCGGGCGGGCTACCGTATCGACGAAGTCATTTCCCGTGATCAGCCGGCCTCGCGCCGCCGGGCCCGCAGCCTGGCGCGCCGGGTCGGAGCGCGCGCGACCACGTTGGAGAGCGCCCGTCTCCGCGCCCCCCTGCTCTGGATCGCGGTCACTGACGATGCCATTCCGGCCGTGGTGCGCACCCTCGCGCCGCGGACGAACTGGAAAGGCATGGTTGCCCTCCATTCCAGCGGCGCGCTCTCCAGCGACCAACTGCGACCGCTGCGCCTGCGAGGCGCGTCGGTCGCGACGCTGCACCCCATGATGACTTTCGTGTCCGGCGCCCAACCCTCGCTTCGAGGCGTGCCCTTTGCCGTCGAGGGAGATCCCCGGGCGGTGGCTGTTGCCCGCCGCATCGCCCGCGATCTCGGCGGGTTCGTCTTTCCCATCCCTAAGCGCAACAAGCCCCTGTATCACGTCTACGGCTCGTTCTCTTCGCCGCTGATCGTCGTGACGCTGGCAACAGCGGAGCGCATTGCTCGCGCCGCCGGAGTCCCGGCAAAATCCGTGCGCCAGGCCATCGCCCCCATCGTCCGCCAGACGGTGGAGAACTACTTGCGTCGCGGGGCCGCCGCCGCGTTCTCCGGACCCGTGAAGCGCGGTGATGTGGGCACCGTCCGCCGACATTTGAAGGCGCTCAAGAAGATCCGGGGCGCGCGGGCGGTATACGTCGCCTTGATCGGCGGTGCGCTGGAGGTTCTGCCGTCCGCCAACAAGCCTGGAATCAAGCGATTGCTAAGGGGCTCTTAG
- a CDS encoding YbjQ family protein codes for MTTTAFDLEGYRIVRNLGVVRGIVVRSRSVIGTLGASLQTLVGGNITLFTELCEKTRAEAFVLMLQHAAEIGANAIVGVRYDATEVMQGVTEVLCYGTAVVVEPAGK; via the coding sequence ATGACAACAACGGCCTTCGACCTCGAGGGCTACCGGATCGTGCGCAACCTGGGCGTAGTGCGGGGCATCGTGGTGCGCTCACGTTCAGTGATCGGCACTCTGGGTGCCAGCCTGCAGACCCTGGTCGGCGGCAACATCACCTTGTTCACCGAGCTGTGCGAGAAGACCCGCGCCGAAGCCTTCGTGCTCATGCTGCAGCACGCCGCCGAGATCGGCGCCAATGCCATCGTGGGCGTCCGCTACGATGCCACCGAGGTCATGCAGGGCGTGACCGAAGTGCTCTGCTACGGCACTGCGGTGGTGGTCGAGCCGGCAGGGAAGTAG
- a CDS encoding serine hydrolase, whose translation MTRYGRCFSPLLVLIALSCGACAQQAPPNLDADVARAMKTFEVPGLSLAIVKDGQVVVAKGYGVRKLGEAAPVDAGTLFGIASNTKVFTAVALGMLVEEGKLEWDAPVVRYLPWFQMWDPYVTREMTIRDLLVHRSGLGLGAGDLLWWPPSTYNRREIARRLRYLRPATSFRSAYAYDNVLYLVAGEVVEELSGQSWEDFVSERILKRVGMNDSNVRHSSAANGGNVAATHARIEGVVRVIAPFASDNTNPAGGINSSARDMAKWMLVLLNQGRLADGSRLYSEKTARELTSLVTPIPIADPEPELAALNPNFLGYALGLGVRDYRGKKVITHTGGLPGYVSRVTWIPEMKLGVAVLTNQEAGESFNALTWRVVDFYLGAPATDWIEAFDKVRIRTEQKHAATVQKAAAERDATSKPSLPLEKYAGTYRDDWYGDIEITHANGKLTLRFTRTPSLVGHLEPWQHDTFIVRWRDRELRADAYVTFALHPDGSIDQAKMKAVSPETDFSFDFQDLLLKPARR comes from the coding sequence ATGACTCGATACGGTCGCTGCTTCTCTCCACTGCTAGTTCTCATCGCGTTGTCATGCGGCGCCTGTGCACAGCAGGCCCCGCCCAATCTCGACGCCGACGTTGCGCGCGCCATGAAGACGTTCGAAGTGCCTGGCCTGTCGCTGGCCATCGTGAAGGACGGGCAGGTGGTGGTAGCCAAGGGATACGGCGTGCGCAAGCTGGGAGAAGCGGCGCCGGTCGATGCCGGGACGCTGTTCGGCATCGCCTCGAACACCAAGGTGTTCACGGCAGTGGCGCTCGGGATGCTGGTGGAAGAAGGCAAACTGGAGTGGGACGCGCCCGTGGTCCGGTACCTGCCCTGGTTCCAGATGTGGGACCCGTATGTCACGCGTGAGATGACGATTCGCGACTTGCTGGTGCATCGCAGCGGGCTGGGGCTGGGCGCCGGCGACCTGCTGTGGTGGCCGCCTTCGACCTACAACCGCCGCGAGATCGCACGCCGCCTGCGGTACCTCCGCCCGGCCACCAGCTTCCGCAGCGCCTACGCCTATGACAACGTGCTCTACCTGGTCGCCGGGGAGGTGGTCGAAGAGCTGAGCGGGCAGAGCTGGGAGGACTTTGTCAGCGAGCGCATCCTGAAGCGGGTAGGGATGAATGACAGCAACGTGCGCCATTCGTCGGCGGCCAACGGCGGCAACGTGGCCGCCACGCACGCTCGCATCGAGGGCGTGGTGCGCGTGATCGCTCCATTCGCCAGCGACAACACCAATCCCGCCGGAGGCATCAATTCCAGTGCTCGCGACATGGCCAAGTGGATGCTGGTGCTGCTGAACCAAGGCCGGTTGGCGGACGGTTCGCGTCTGTATTCGGAAAAGACGGCGCGCGAACTCACCTCGCTGGTGACGCCTATCCCCATCGCCGATCCCGAGCCGGAACTGGCGGCATTGAATCCCAACTTTCTGGGCTACGCCTTGGGGCTTGGGGTGCGCGATTACCGGGGCAAGAAAGTGATCACCCACACCGGCGGGCTGCCCGGCTACGTCTCCCGCGTAACCTGGATTCCCGAGATGAAGCTAGGCGTGGCGGTGCTGACCAATCAGGAGGCCGGCGAGTCGTTCAACGCGCTGACCTGGAGGGTGGTTGATTTCTACCTGGGCGCGCCGGCAACCGATTGGATCGAGGCGTTCGACAAGGTGCGCATACGCACGGAGCAGAAGCACGCCGCCACCGTTCAGAAGGCGGCGGCGGAGCGCGATGCTACGTCGAAGCCTTCCCTGCCGCTCGAGAAATACGCCGGCACGTATCGTGACGACTGGTACGGCGACATCGAAATCACCCACGCGAACGGCAAGTTGACGCTGCGCTTCACGCGCACGCCATCGCTGGTGGGCCATCTCGAACCCTGGCAGCACGACACCTTCATCGTGCGCTGGCGCGACCGCGAACTGCGCGCCGACGCTTATGTCACGTTCGCCCTCCATCCCGACGGCTCCATCGACCAAGCCAAGATGAAGGCCGTTTCGCCGGAAACCGACTTCAGCTTCGACTTCCAGGACCTGCTGCTGAAGCCGGCCCGCCGCTGA
- the ribA gene encoding GTP cyclohydrolase II: MSANLHKTAEADFPTRWGHFRILGFEGDVASENGPRREAAVALVMGDLKAGPPLVRVHSQCLTGDVFGSLRCDCRQQLELALSLIAQAGAGVLVYEQQEGRGIGLMAKLRAYELQDQGMDTVEANESLGFKADHRGFVLPGEILKALGVKEVRLLSNNPEKVAALEAAGIRVVERVPCEVDPHAHAENYLRVKKEKMGHLITKVE; the protein is encoded by the coding sequence ATGTCCGCGAATCTGCACAAGACCGCCGAGGCCGACTTCCCTACCCGCTGGGGACACTTCCGCATCCTGGGCTTCGAAGGCGACGTGGCGAGTGAGAACGGGCCGCGGCGTGAGGCTGCGGTCGCGCTGGTGATGGGCGACTTGAAAGCCGGACCGCCGCTGGTGCGCGTGCACTCGCAGTGCCTGACCGGCGACGTCTTTGGCTCCCTGCGCTGCGACTGCCGCCAGCAACTGGAGCTGGCGCTTTCGCTCATCGCTCAGGCCGGAGCGGGCGTGCTGGTGTATGAGCAGCAGGAAGGCCGGGGCATCGGCCTGATGGCCAAACTGCGCGCCTACGAGCTGCAGGACCAGGGCATGGACACGGTAGAGGCCAACGAGAGCCTGGGCTTCAAGGCCGATCACCGCGGGTTCGTCTTGCCGGGAGAAATCCTGAAGGCGCTGGGCGTGAAAGAAGTGCGGCTGCTCTCCAACAACCCGGAGAAGGTGGCGGCGCTGGAGGCCGCCGGCATCCGCGTAGTCGAGCGGGTGCCGTGCGAGGTCGATCCGCATGCTCATGCCGAAAACTACTTGCGCGTGAAGAAAGAAAAAATGGGACACCTGATCACAAAGGTGGAGTAG